One Candidatus Binatia bacterium genomic region harbors:
- a CDS encoding thioredoxin domain-containing protein, with translation MDTSGNRLSREQSPYLLQHAGNPVDWYPWGDEALSLARREDRPILLSVGYSACHWCHVMERESFENEAIAALMNAHFVNIKVDREERPDVDAVYMNALQMMTGSGGWPLTAFLDTNGRPFYTGTYFPPEDRYGRPGFARVLETLAKAWAESRDEIEESAGKVIDGFAQLRAIPPAPDALHTDTVARAGEKLLGQIDDENGGFGDKPKFPNVPALQLLHRRYHASGRERFREAFLQALDAMSKGGLYDQIGGGFHRYSVDARWLVPHFEKMLYDNAQLIPLYADGYRLTQSAEYSRVVHETLDYLEREMRDPAGGFYSTQDADTEGAEGMTYLWEAEEFRKVVGDKDAELLCRYYGVTEAGNFAEPDDPIRRNILHRGESASALAEGFGRTQDQVHESVRLADESLLETRERRVQPGRDEKVLTSWNALTIRAFVHAANIFDREEWLETAIGCADFINEAMRQPDGLLRSWMKGLARHQACLDDYAYLAAANLDLWQATGASRFITQAGKLADEILSEFPDDENGGFFLTGTRHEVLVDRSKSFLDGSLPSGNAVAAEVLLRLGRFTGSSRYTDAAQKTLEAHGYPMEKQPFGTAAMINVLEDQLEAPREIVIVGERDETRDLRLAAFTHSQPGEVVIVARQEKTEGEPVEILRGKLSEAPVAYVCQNQTCSAPIAQAETLEEILRGSS, from the coding sequence ATGGATACGAGCGGAAACAGACTCTCTCGGGAGCAAAGCCCCTACCTTCTCCAGCACGCGGGAAACCCCGTCGACTGGTACCCATGGGGCGACGAGGCTCTCAGCCTCGCCCGACGCGAAGACCGCCCCATTCTGCTCTCGGTTGGCTATTCCGCCTGCCATTGGTGCCACGTGATGGAGCGGGAATCGTTTGAGAACGAGGCAATCGCCGCCTTGATGAACGCCCACTTTGTGAACATCAAAGTGGACCGCGAGGAACGCCCCGACGTCGACGCCGTCTACATGAATGCTCTCCAGATGATGACTGGCTCGGGAGGCTGGCCTCTCACAGCATTCCTCGACACCAACGGGCGACCTTTCTACACGGGAACCTACTTTCCCCCGGAGGATCGTTACGGACGGCCCGGTTTCGCTCGAGTCCTGGAGACCCTTGCCAAGGCGTGGGCAGAGAGTCGTGACGAAATCGAAGAGTCTGCCGGAAAAGTCATTGACGGGTTTGCCCAACTCAGGGCAATTCCGCCGGCACCAGACGCCCTACATACCGATACGGTCGCTCGAGCCGGTGAAAAACTCCTCGGGCAAATCGATGATGAGAACGGTGGCTTCGGAGACAAACCAAAGTTCCCGAATGTTCCCGCACTCCAGTTATTGCATCGCCGATACCATGCCAGCGGGCGCGAGCGCTTTCGGGAAGCATTCCTTCAGGCTTTGGATGCGATGAGCAAAGGTGGCCTCTATGACCAGATCGGTGGAGGCTTCCATCGCTACTCAGTGGACGCCCGATGGCTCGTTCCCCATTTTGAAAAAATGCTTTACGATAACGCGCAACTCATCCCGTTATACGCTGATGGCTACCGACTGACACAATCAGCCGAATACTCCCGCGTCGTGCATGAGACCCTTGACTATCTCGAGCGGGAAATGAGAGATCCGGCCGGCGGTTTCTATTCGACGCAGGACGCGGATACCGAAGGTGCCGAGGGAATGACCTACCTCTGGGAGGCCGAGGAGTTCCGGAAGGTCGTTGGTGACAAGGACGCCGAACTGCTCTGCCGATATTATGGCGTCACCGAGGCCGGGAATTTCGCCGAGCCTGACGACCCGATCCGGCGCAATATCCTCCACCGCGGCGAAAGCGCCAGCGCTTTGGCCGAGGGTTTCGGGCGGACTCAGGATCAAGTTCATGAATCAGTCCGACTCGCCGACGAAAGCCTCCTCGAAACTCGCGAACGGCGAGTGCAACCGGGACGAGACGAAAAGGTTCTGACCTCGTGGAACGCTCTCACCATCCGCGCATTTGTTCACGCCGCAAATATTTTCGACCGCGAGGAGTGGTTGGAGACAGCGATTGGCTGCGCCGACTTCATCAATGAAGCAATGCGACAACCCGACGGTTTGCTGCGGTCCTGGATGAAGGGCCTGGCGCGCCACCAAGCGTGTCTCGACGATTACGCATACCTGGCAGCCGCAAACCTGGACCTGTGGCAAGCTACGGGTGCCTCTCGATTTATCACCCAGGCGGGCAAGCTGGCTGACGAGATACTTTCGGAATTCCCGGACGATGAAAATGGCGGTTTCTTTCTCACCGGCACCCGCCATGAGGTTCTCGTCGATCGTTCGAAATCGTTCCTCGACGGATCCCTGCCCTCCGGAAACGCCGTCGCGGCCGAAGTTCTTTTGCGTTTGGGAAGGTTCACCGGCTCCAGCCGATATACGGACGCGGCTCAAAAAACCCTCGAAGCGCATGGCTACCCGATGGAGAAACAGCCCTTCGGAACAGCAGCCATGATCAATGTCCTCGAGGACCAACTCGAAGCACCAAGAGAAATCGTCATTGTTGGCGAACGCGACGAAACCAGAGATCTTCGCCTTGCTGCTTTTACCCACTCCCAACCTGGCGAGGTTGTGATTGTTGCCCGCCAGGAGAAAACGGAAGGTGAGCCTGTTGAAATTCTTCGCGGAAAACTTTCCGAGGCCCCCGTTGCCTACGTCTGCCAGAATCAGACCTGCTCAGCACCTATTGCCCAAGCCGAGACTCTGGAAGAGATTCTCCGCGGAAGTTCTTGA
- a CDS encoding amidohydrolase family protein — translation METPQTPLFDQYRVIDIDTHVTEPPDVWEGRVAKRWGNRVPHIQRVGDLDLWMIGDQPIGMPGAYSAAGYHGTFPDFRKTYDDIPNSMYEASARLAFLDEEKIQACVLYPNVGGFGMGGFLKMGEPELMLDCVRAYNDWLLEWCSADGSRLVPVMASPFWDVPEAVREIQRCALLGYRAVLMCNQPQDHGQPLLRDRHWDPIWAAAEEAGMSISFHVGGGDISDVSNDVAGIGAKTNFARASAMAFLDNGRCLADIIMGGIPHRFPRLKMVSVESGVSWLPFVIEALDWQWKNNGVAKEHPEYDLLPSEYFRRQIYGSFWFEERGIATALEMFPDNILYETDFPHPTCQAPGPASAGTHPHLYASRVLADIPSPTVSKVLHDTAAELYGLA, via the coding sequence TTGGAAACACCGCAGACACCACTTTTCGACCAATATCGCGTGATCGACATCGATACGCATGTGACCGAGCCGCCCGATGTCTGGGAGGGGCGCGTGGCCAAGCGTTGGGGGAATCGCGTTCCTCATATTCAACGGGTGGGTGACCTGGATTTATGGATGATCGGCGATCAGCCAATCGGGATGCCCGGTGCCTACTCGGCTGCCGGGTATCACGGGACTTTTCCGGACTTTCGGAAAACTTACGATGATATTCCGAACTCCATGTACGAAGCTTCGGCGCGTCTGGCGTTTTTGGATGAGGAAAAGATTCAGGCCTGCGTCCTCTATCCCAATGTCGGCGGTTTCGGGATGGGTGGTTTCCTCAAGATGGGGGAACCCGAGTTGATGCTGGATTGCGTTCGCGCCTATAACGATTGGCTGCTGGAGTGGTGCTCTGCGGATGGTTCCCGACTGGTCCCGGTTATGGCGAGCCCTTTCTGGGATGTTCCGGAAGCTGTTCGGGAGATCCAGAGGTGCGCTCTCCTCGGGTACCGCGCGGTTTTGATGTGTAACCAGCCTCAGGATCATGGCCAGCCGCTTTTGCGCGACAGGCATTGGGATCCAATCTGGGCGGCGGCCGAAGAAGCCGGGATGTCGATCAGTTTCCATGTCGGCGGTGGTGATATCTCCGATGTCTCAAACGATGTCGCCGGGATCGGCGCCAAGACCAATTTCGCGCGCGCGTCCGCAATGGCATTTCTGGACAACGGTCGTTGTCTCGCGGATATCATCATGGGTGGGATTCCCCATCGTTTTCCCCGACTGAAAATGGTTTCGGTGGAAAGCGGTGTGAGTTGGTTGCCCTTTGTCATCGAAGCTCTGGATTGGCAGTGGAAAAATAACGGGGTCGCCAAAGAGCACCCGGAATACGACCTTCTGCCAAGCGAATATTTCCGGCGCCAGATTTACGGCAGCTTCTGGTTCGAGGAGCGCGGGATCGCGACAGCCTTGGAAATGTTTCCGGACAATATCCTGTATGAAACCGATTTCCCCCACCCCACCTGTCAGGCACCCGGTCCGGCCAGCGCCGGCACCCACCCCCACCTCTATGCCAGTCGCGTTCTCGCGGATATTCCGTCCCCGACCGTGAGCAAAGTCCTGCACGATACGGCGGCTGAGCTTTACGGGCTTGCCTGA
- a CDS encoding CoA transferase, translating into MPFDSLAKFRVIDFSSNIAGPYATKLFADAGADVIKVETASGDPLRRWSSTGGDLAGRDSALFRFLNASKRSVDDAPTTVDELIASADLVVEDQVESFGFDRAGLCARHPQLVILSISPFGLTGPLAERASTEFTIQAEAGSLAIRGLPGAEPYQAGARTTEWMGGTFAGVAALGALRRARRTGLGEHIDFSLQEVMALASTTYLDLMWGLLGRPPVTGSVQNVETPSIHRTRDGFVGFNTNTQQQIQDFLVMIERADLMATGEFNQVPDRMARLEEWEGIVNAWTATRDTAEIVELASALRVPVAPVANGKTVLEHEHLVARGIYTEDPSGGFLRPRPPYRVDGEELPPARPAPRLHEHSGKIDARMPKRSDGQAVDDLPLRGVRVLDVSNWWAGPSASHFLGCLGAEVIHVESTRKPDGARMIGGMFAGQHEKWWECSTFFLSANTNKQDLALNLNEPRGREIFGALVGEADILLENYSPRVMDGFGFSRGEVAELNPSCIYARMPAFGLDGPWRDHVGFAQTMEQLAGLAWLTGHQEDQPRIQRGPCDPLAGVHAAFAILAALERRSDTGRGAFLECAMIEGALNVAAEQVIEFTAYGNLMERQGNQTAEAAPQGLFRTLEEEGATAPSWMALSIETVAQWDALLDLLGDSRLSRGWKGADLPRRKADEKALVGLLADLFAERDRESLVEQLQQAGVPAAVPADPRCLSSHPQFMHRGTYEELVHSVVGQQKFIGMPFRFAGVERWLREPAPLLGEHNELILKDLGRSSEEIDELAASGVIGNLPDGL; encoded by the coding sequence ATGCCGTTCGATAGTCTAGCCAAATTCCGAGTCATTGATTTCTCATCCAATATCGCTGGACCGTATGCCACAAAACTTTTTGCCGATGCGGGTGCGGATGTCATCAAGGTCGAGACTGCGTCTGGCGATCCGCTTCGCCGTTGGTCGTCGACCGGCGGTGATCTGGCAGGGCGCGACAGCGCGCTTTTTCGCTTCCTGAATGCATCCAAACGTTCGGTGGATGATGCGCCAACGACCGTTGACGAGTTGATTGCTTCTGCGGACCTCGTCGTCGAGGACCAGGTGGAGAGCTTTGGTTTTGATCGTGCGGGACTTTGCGCGCGCCATCCGCAACTAGTCATCCTCTCGATTTCACCTTTTGGTTTGACCGGACCTCTGGCCGAGCGAGCGAGTACGGAATTCACAATTCAGGCGGAAGCTGGCAGCCTGGCGATTCGTGGCTTGCCCGGAGCGGAGCCTTACCAGGCGGGCGCACGAACGACTGAGTGGATGGGGGGCACCTTCGCCGGCGTTGCCGCTTTGGGTGCACTGCGCCGCGCTCGGAGGACCGGTCTTGGCGAGCATATCGACTTCTCTTTGCAGGAAGTCATGGCTCTCGCTTCGACGACCTATCTGGATTTGATGTGGGGCCTCCTCGGGCGACCACCTGTCACCGGTTCGGTGCAGAATGTAGAAACGCCATCCATCCACCGCACCCGGGATGGCTTCGTTGGTTTCAATACGAATACCCAACAGCAGATTCAGGACTTTCTCGTGATGATCGAACGAGCGGATTTGATGGCGACGGGTGAATTCAACCAGGTGCCGGATCGCATGGCGCGGCTGGAGGAGTGGGAAGGTATCGTGAATGCCTGGACCGCGACCAGAGACACGGCCGAGATTGTCGAATTGGCTTCGGCCTTGCGGGTGCCGGTAGCACCCGTAGCCAATGGCAAGACCGTGCTCGAGCACGAGCATCTCGTGGCGCGCGGAATCTATACAGAAGATCCGTCGGGAGGGTTTCTTCGGCCGAGGCCGCCATACCGCGTCGACGGTGAAGAATTGCCGCCCGCACGGCCGGCACCGCGTCTTCACGAACACTCCGGCAAGATCGACGCGCGCATGCCCAAAAGGTCCGACGGTCAGGCAGTGGATGATCTTCCCTTGCGGGGGGTTCGCGTGCTCGATGTCTCCAACTGGTGGGCAGGCCCCTCGGCCAGCCATTTCCTTGGTTGCCTTGGTGCCGAGGTGATTCATGTCGAATCGACTCGCAAGCCGGATGGTGCGCGAATGATCGGTGGGATGTTTGCCGGACAACATGAGAAGTGGTGGGAGTGCAGCACCTTCTTCCTGTCGGCCAATACGAACAAGCAGGATCTTGCGTTGAACTTGAACGAGCCCCGTGGGCGCGAGATCTTTGGCGCATTGGTCGGCGAAGCGGACATCCTCCTCGAGAATTACAGTCCCCGCGTGATGGACGGTTTTGGTTTCTCTCGGGGAGAGGTCGCGGAGCTCAACCCGAGTTGTATTTACGCGCGAATGCCGGCGTTTGGTCTCGATGGTCCGTGGCGGGACCATGTGGGTTTTGCCCAGACGATGGAGCAGTTGGCGGGGTTGGCGTGGCTGACGGGTCATCAGGAGGATCAGCCCCGTATCCAGCGCGGACCTTGCGATCCGCTGGCTGGCGTTCACGCGGCGTTTGCGATTCTGGCGGCTTTGGAACGTCGCTCCGACACGGGGAGAGGCGCGTTTCTGGAGTGCGCGATGATCGAGGGTGCCCTGAATGTGGCTGCCGAGCAGGTGATCGAGTTCACGGCTTATGGAAACTTGATGGAACGTCAGGGCAACCAAACGGCGGAGGCAGCACCACAAGGCCTTTTCCGAACTCTTGAAGAAGAAGGTGCGACAGCCCCGAGTTGGATGGCGCTATCGATCGAAACAGTGGCGCAATGGGACGCGTTGCTCGATTTGCTTGGTGATTCGCGTTTGTCGCGCGGTTGGAAAGGGGCCGATCTGCCGCGCCGGAAGGCCGACGAGAAGGCGCTGGTGGGGTTGCTCGCGGATTTATTTGCCGAGCGCGACCGAGAATCGCTGGTGGAGCAATTACAGCAAGCAGGTGTCCCGGCTGCGGTGCCGGCAGATCCGAGATGCTTGTCTTCCCATCCGCAATTTATGCATCGCGGCACCTATGAGGAACTCGTTCATTCCGTTGTAGGGCAACAGAAATTTATCGGAATGCCGTTTCGTTTCGCCGGCGTCGAGCGTTGGCTGCGTGAACCTGCGCCCTTGTTGGGCGAGCATAATGAGTTGATTTTAAAAGATCTCGGCAGGAGCTCCGAGGAAATAGACGAGCTGGCGGCAAGTGGCGTGATCGGCAATTTGCCAGACGGTCTCTAG
- a CDS encoding acyl-CoA dehydrogenase family protein, with protein sequence MISFQHSDKVKASKELIHSVAVDAMRPISREYDENEHAMPEEFWKFMWQVSGGKPMGIDDSGDAKSGPKESNVAACITVEELSWGDAGLYLSVPNPGLGGAAVAAAGTPEQKKRFLARFSGGDPKWAAMAITEPHCGSDSAALRTTATREGDEWIINGTKIYCTAGLMAGEKSDGFVVVWATVDKTAGRAGIKSFVVENNTPGMKVIKIEDKMGIRASDTAMIVFEDCRIPADNVLGDPAVAKTTEGFKGAMATFDATRPLVAASALGIGQAALDMAREELEKRGVKIRYGLADSQLTVLESDFMQAESDLHAARLLTWRAAWMMDRGKRNSLEASMSKAKAGLAVTRATQKAVEFLGPQGYSRELLLEKWMRDAKINDIFEGTQQINMLIVARRILGYSSKELS encoded by the coding sequence ATGATCAGCTTTCAACACTCCGATAAAGTCAAAGCTTCAAAAGAACTGATTCACAGCGTCGCTGTCGATGCCATGCGCCCGATTTCCCGTGAGTACGATGAAAACGAGCACGCCATGCCGGAGGAATTCTGGAAATTCATGTGGCAAGTTAGCGGGGGCAAGCCGATGGGAATCGATGATTCCGGCGATGCCAAAAGTGGACCCAAGGAAAGCAACGTCGCTGCCTGTATTACCGTAGAAGAACTTTCCTGGGGTGACGCCGGGCTCTACCTCTCGGTGCCAAATCCCGGCCTCGGGGGCGCAGCCGTCGCAGCCGCCGGTACTCCCGAGCAGAAAAAACGTTTCCTCGCTCGCTTCAGCGGTGGCGATCCCAAATGGGCGGCCATGGCCATTACGGAGCCACATTGCGGTTCTGATTCGGCTGCTCTGCGCACCACCGCCACCCGAGAGGGCGACGAGTGGATCATCAACGGTACCAAGATCTATTGCACCGCCGGACTGATGGCCGGTGAAAAATCTGACGGCTTTGTCGTGGTATGGGCGACCGTCGACAAGACAGCCGGCCGCGCCGGGATCAAATCGTTTGTCGTCGAAAACAACACACCGGGCATGAAGGTCATCAAGATCGAGGACAAGATGGGGATCCGTGCATCGGATACCGCAATGATTGTTTTCGAGGACTGTCGAATACCGGCGGACAACGTCCTTGGTGATCCCGCGGTCGCCAAGACCACCGAAGGCTTCAAGGGGGCGATGGCCACCTTCGATGCCACTCGACCTCTAGTCGCTGCGAGTGCTCTGGGAATCGGGCAGGCCGCGTTGGATATGGCGCGCGAAGAACTCGAAAAGCGGGGCGTCAAGATCCGTTATGGTCTGGCCGACTCGCAATTGACTGTTCTGGAATCTGATTTCATGCAGGCCGAAAGCGACCTTCATGCGGCACGCCTCCTCACCTGGCGCGCAGCCTGGATGATGGACCGTGGCAAAAGAAACAGTCTGGAAGCTTCCATGTCCAAGGCCAAGGCGGGCCTGGCTGTGACTCGCGCCACACAAAAAGCGGTCGAATTTCTCGGACCGCAGGGGTACTCGAGAGAACTGCTTCTCGAGAAATGGATGCGAGACGCAAAAATCAACGATATCTTTGAGGGCACGCAGCAGATCAATATGCTGATCGTTGCCAGACGCATCCTCGGTTATTCGAGCAAAGAACTCTCCTGA
- a CDS encoding acyl-CoA dehydrogenase family protein yields MFDLGLTEEQELIRETVSSFASEQIRPIARDCDENGSIPDAVVQKGFELGLIQSAIPEQHGGFGEERSAVTGCIVAEELACGDLSIALHLLSPRLVAYPLIDGGTDAQQAQYLPGFSEKFRAATAAVVEPRFDFDPACPDTTARQEDGSWVINGEKCFVPLAADADVLLVTANAGGRVAAFLVNRDTPGVTVREREKNMGIKALATHEVLLENVQVPLSAELGEGSNFDLQRMTNQARLALAALAVGVSRGAYEFALDYAKDRTAFGVAIAQKQAVAFMLADMAIEVDAARLLLWEAAHKLDSGEDASRECFLAKRYAAQACLKITDNAVQVLGGHGYIRDFPVELWLRNARGFSSFEGMALV; encoded by the coding sequence ATGTTCGACCTCGGACTGACGGAAGAGCAAGAGCTCATCCGCGAAACTGTCTCAAGCTTTGCCAGCGAGCAAATTCGCCCGATTGCACGAGACTGCGATGAAAACGGTTCAATCCCCGACGCCGTTGTGCAAAAGGGCTTCGAGCTGGGATTGATCCAATCAGCAATCCCCGAGCAACACGGCGGGTTCGGCGAAGAACGCTCCGCCGTCACCGGCTGTATCGTTGCCGAAGAGCTCGCGTGCGGAGACCTTTCGATCGCACTTCACCTGCTCAGCCCTCGTCTCGTGGCCTACCCCTTGATCGACGGCGGCACCGATGCCCAGCAGGCGCAATACCTTCCCGGGTTCAGCGAAAAATTTCGCGCCGCTACAGCGGCTGTCGTCGAACCACGCTTCGACTTCGACCCTGCATGCCCGGACACCACAGCCCGCCAGGAAGACGGGTCGTGGGTCATCAACGGTGAAAAATGTTTCGTACCCCTTGCCGCGGACGCCGACGTCCTGCTGGTTACCGCGAACGCTGGTGGCCGTGTCGCCGCGTTTCTGGTCAACCGCGATACTCCCGGCGTGACCGTTCGGGAACGCGAGAAAAACATGGGGATCAAGGCGCTGGCCACTCATGAAGTCCTCCTCGAAAATGTTCAGGTCCCTCTGAGTGCCGAGCTGGGCGAGGGATCGAATTTTGACTTGCAGCGTATGACGAATCAGGCTCGTCTGGCACTCGCCGCGTTGGCCGTTGGTGTCTCACGAGGCGCGTACGAATTTGCGCTCGACTATGCCAAGGATCGCACGGCATTTGGCGTCGCAATCGCACAGAAGCAGGCCGTGGCCTTCATGCTCGCCGACATGGCGATCGAAGTCGATGCTGCACGACTCCTTCTTTGGGAAGCCGCGCATAAACTCGATAGCGGCGAAGACGCCTCCCGAGAATGCTTTCTCGCCAAACGCTATGCCGCGCAGGCCTGTCTGAAAATTACTGATAACGCGGTTCAGGTCCTTGGCGGCCATGGCTATATCCGCGACTTTCCCGTCGAACTGTGGCTGCGCAACGCGCGCGGTTTCTCCAGCTTCGAAGGCATGGCTCTCGTTTAG
- a CDS encoding TetR/AcrR family transcriptional regulator — protein MSTAATVSRRNVPGKEGLLRTAIDCFARYGFAGTSIDRIARAAGVTKGALYYHFRDKDELLFAAVKERIQDFETSVADRIDPADDPADALRQVAALCASNAQTDSQRQFILTMMVEAIDTNDELSQEFEAMLRRFRSFLKYLIRTGQEAGTFRDDCDAQAGAELMVGSILGAEVQFYQDRENFDLDRALATLVDQQLAWLRPTSGVKAASHKGGS, from the coding sequence ATGTCCACGGCCGCCACCGTCTCTCGCCGGAATGTACCCGGAAAGGAGGGGCTTCTACGCACCGCCATCGACTGCTTTGCCCGGTACGGTTTCGCGGGCACATCGATCGATCGAATTGCGCGCGCAGCCGGCGTCACCAAGGGGGCGCTCTATTATCATTTTCGCGACAAGGACGAACTCCTGTTTGCCGCCGTCAAGGAGCGGATTCAGGACTTCGAGACTTCTGTCGCCGATCGCATCGACCCGGCCGACGACCCAGCCGACGCGCTTCGTCAGGTGGCCGCCCTCTGCGCAAGCAATGCGCAGACCGATAGCCAGCGACAATTTATCCTCACCATGATGGTCGAAGCCATCGATACCAACGACGAACTATCTCAAGAGTTCGAAGCAATGCTGCGGCGCTTCCGCAGCTTTCTGAAGTACCTGATCCGCACCGGTCAGGAGGCTGGCACGTTTCGCGACGACTGCGATGCACAAGCCGGCGCCGAACTGATGGTCGGCAGCATCCTCGGTGCAGAAGTTCAATTTTACCAGGACCGCGAGAACTTCGATCTGGATCGAGCTCTCGCCACGCTGGTCGACCAGCAGCTCGCCTGGTTGCGCCCCACTTCGGGCGTGAAAGCCGCGAGCCATAAGGGAGGTTCCTAA
- a CDS encoding AAA family ATPase, with the protein MNDQGSMTGTAPAVEQDKRADVSPQTSTAKVLRPDRLGPEIEGFRASLAEMVIGQEPAVEAVTQAFQIYRAGLASSERPLGSFLFLGPTGTGKTNLVESIVETCFGDRKAMLKIDCAEFSHSHEVARLIGSPPGYLGHQETNPYLSTANITRNQTPECPFTVILFDEIEKANDSLWQLLLGILDKGRLTLGTNKEVDLSRCFIFLTSNIGSRSVSDILAPGMGFVSEAKEPDEKIHQRIEDAVLWSAKRTFAPEFLNRLDHKVVFQRLTTPEMRKILDLELCKIENRLGQRGEAIQFIYSDRAIDRLMEAGTDPELGARPMKRILEQHLVFPLARLYASEQLLGGETVCVDWPEGGEEIEFSLAEPTRATG; encoded by the coding sequence ATGAATGATCAGGGATCCATGACAGGCACCGCTCCGGCGGTGGAGCAGGATAAGCGTGCGGACGTTTCGCCGCAGACGTCGACAGCCAAGGTTCTCCGTCCAGATCGTCTCGGGCCGGAAATCGAAGGTTTTCGGGCTTCTTTGGCGGAAATGGTCATTGGCCAGGAGCCAGCGGTCGAGGCCGTAACGCAAGCCTTCCAGATTTATCGGGCGGGTTTGGCAAGCTCGGAGCGACCCTTGGGATCGTTTCTCTTTCTGGGACCTACCGGCACAGGCAAGACCAATCTGGTGGAGTCGATCGTGGAAACTTGCTTCGGAGATCGCAAAGCGATGCTCAAGATTGATTGTGCCGAGTTCAGCCACAGTCACGAAGTCGCCCGACTGATCGGCTCACCGCCGGGGTATCTGGGGCATCAGGAGACGAACCCCTACCTTTCGACGGCGAATATTACCCGGAATCAGACGCCGGAATGTCCGTTTACGGTGATCCTTTTTGATGAGATCGAAAAGGCGAACGATTCTCTCTGGCAATTGCTCCTGGGCATTCTCGACAAGGGTCGTCTGACGCTTGGAACCAACAAGGAAGTCGACCTCTCGCGATGTTTCATTTTCCTGACCAGCAATATTGGTAGTCGTTCGGTCAGCGATATTCTGGCACCCGGAATGGGTTTCGTGAGCGAGGCCAAAGAGCCGGATGAAAAGATTCACCAAAGAATCGAGGATGCGGTTCTTTGGAGCGCGAAGCGGACCTTCGCACCGGAGTTCCTGAACCGTCTTGATCATAAAGTGGTCTTTCAGAGACTGACGACTCCCGAAATGCGGAAGATTCTCGATCTGGAACTCTGCAAGATCGAGAACCGGCTGGGCCAACGCGGTGAAGCGATCCAGTTCATATACTCGGATCGGGCGATCGACCGTTTGATGGAAGCGGGCACGGACCCCGAATTGGGGGCGCGACCGATGAAGCGAATCCTCGAACAGCACCTCGTGTTTCCGCTCGCCCGACTTTATGCCTCAGAGCAGCTTCTCGGCGGAGAGACGGTTTGTGTTGATTGGCCGGAAGGCGGCGAAGAAATCGAGTTTTCGCTAGCGGAACCGACGAGAGCGACTGGTTGA